From the Agromyces laixinhei genome, the window TGCGCGGCGGTCAGTCCGTCGATCACGGGGCCCACGTTCGACCCTCCCTCAGCGCCCTGCACCGACAGCACATATGCCTTCCAGGCGATCGCGAGGCCGCCGAGATCGCCGATGTTCTCTCCGATGGTGAGCGCCCCGTTGACGCGGTGGGGCCCGCTCGATCCGGCCGCCTCCCCCGAGGCATCCGTATCGCCGTCGCCTGCGGCCTCGCCGTCGCCTGCGGCCTCGAGCTGTGCCGGAACCAGCGCGTCGTACTGGGCGATGAGCGCCGACGTGCGCTCTTCGAACGCGGTGCGGTCGGCTTCCGTCCACCAGTCGGTGAGGCGGCCGTCGCCGTCGTACTTCGAACCCTGGTCGTCGAAGCCGTGCCCGATCTCGTGCCCGATGACCGCGCCGATCGCGCCGTAGTTCGCCGCGGCATCGCGCTCGGCGTCGAAGAACGGGTATTGCAGGATCGCGGCCGGGAAGACGATCTCGTTGAACCCCGGGTTGTAATAGGCGTTGATCGTCTGCGGCGTCATGAACCACTCGTCACGGTCGAGCGGTCTGCCGATCTTGCCGAGCTCGCGGTTGAACTCGTACTCGGCCGTGGCGCGCACGTTGCCGACGAGGTCGTCGGTGATCTCGAGCACCGAGTAGTCGCGCCACTTCACGGGGAACCCGATCTTCGGCGTGAACTTCTCGAGCTTGTCGAGGGCCTTCGCACGGGTCGCGTCGCCCATCCACTCGAGCCCGCCGATCGACTGGCGGTAGGCCTCGACGAGGTTCGCGACGAGGTCGTCCATCGCCTCCTTCGCCGCAGGCGGGAAGTGCCGCTCGACGTAGATGCGGCCCACCGCCTCACCCATGGCCCCCTCGACGAGCGAGACGCCGCGCTTCCAGCGCTCGCGCATCTGCGGGGTGCCGGTGAGCGTGCGGCCGTAGAAGTCGAAGTTCGCCTCCACGAAGTCGTTCGAGAGGTACGCGGCGCTGCCGCGCACGATCTGCCAGGCGAGCCAGTCCTTCCACGCCGGCAGGCGGTCTGCGGTCAAGAGAGCGCCGAGGCCCTGCACGAACGAGGGCTCGC encodes:
- a CDS encoding M13 family metallopeptidase, which gives rise to MTALPSGITQDELDAGIRPQDDLFRHVNGRWIERTEIPADKARYGSFLVLHEEAEQAVREIIEESQDAEPGTEARKVGDLYASFMNEEHANLLGATPIAGQLVEVDLIDSVDAFLATLGRLERQGVPGFLQLYVDNDPGDPERYLVFVEQGGIGLPDESYFREERFESVRGAYRAHLERMLRLAKLDASEERAARIFELETAIAAAHWSNVETRDSEKTYNLFSWSDAVAEASVRQAQGVDLNTWRDAMGVPAGAFDEIVLREPSFVQGLGALLTADRLPAWKDWLAWQIVRGSAAYLSNDFVEANFDFYGRTLTGTPQMRERWKRGVSLVEGAMGEAVGRIYVERHFPPAAKEAMDDLVANLVEAYRQSIGGLEWMGDATRAKALDKLEKFTPKIGFPVKWRDYSVLEITDDLVGNVRATAEYEFNRELGKIGRPLDRDEWFMTPQTINAYYNPGFNEIVFPAAILQYPFFDAERDAAANYGAIGAVIGHEIGHGFDDQGSKYDGDGRLTDWWTEADRTAFEERTSALIAQYDALVPAQLEAAGDGEAAGDGDTDASGEAAGSSGPHRVNGALTIGENIGDLGGLAIAWKAYVLSVQGAEGGSNVGPVIDGLTAAQRFFLSWAQAWQMKGRDEEVIRLLAIDPHSPNEFRCNQIVRNIEEFYASFEVTPDDALWLDPAERVTIW